The window GGCAGCTATGGTGGGCGTAGTGCTGAACCTGATCTTGCCCGAGCAGAAAAGGGAGAAATCGGCCGAGGCCTGATAATATCTTCCTGCCCAGTTCCTCCCATGCGTTTCGCCACTGTAATATGTAATATGCAGACGTGACGCATGGGAGGTTTTTTCACTCCATCCTACCCAGTATCATGTCCATCGCCCGGTTGGCACGCAATGCGGAACGAAAATCGCTCACGGGGTAAGGCCCCTTGCCGTTCAGGTAGTTCACAATGCTTTGAATCAGATAAAACTGGATATTGTCGGGATTCTCCTCCACAAAGATCTTCTCTCCAGAGACACCATTCAAGACGATGGGTGTAAAATGAAAGGTAGAAAAGCGGATTGAACCTTTCGAACCCAAAATCTCGATCGTATCGGTACGTTCTTTCACGGGAGCTGCAAACTCCCAATGGCCACGGCCCTTTACCCCCGAGCTGTGCAACCACCTGCCATCTACCGTATCTTCCACATCGTACAGTCCGGCCCTGTTTGCGGTTGTTCCGTGCGCTTCAGTGATCTCGCCGAAAATAAAGTCGAGATAATCCAGCTGATGCGAAGCCAGGTCGTAGAAATAGCCTGCACCCGACAGCTCCCTCTTTACCCGCCATGACAGGGTCTCCCTGTTCAGATCGGATGGATAGGGAGGAATGACAAACTCGATTCTCACTTCACTCGCCACCCCTATCTCGCCACTCTCCAGCAACTGCCTTACCCGCAGAAAATAGGGCAATGTCCGGCGGTAGTAGGCCACAAAACAGGGGACGCCGGTCTCTTCCGCCACTCTTGCCATGGCCATGCAAGCTTCAGATGAAGCGGCCATCGGTTTTTCGACATAGACCGGTTTTCCCGCCTTCATCGA of the Petrimonas mucosa genome contains:
- a CDS encoding Gfo/Idh/MocA family protein produces the protein MIHWGFIGCGNVTEKKSGPAFRKVEESDIVAVMRRDAALAQDYATRHKIARWYSDAYALINDPSVDAVYIATPPGSHDEYAVASMKAGKPVYVEKPMAASSEACMAMARVAEETGVPCFVAYYRRTLPYFLRVRQLLESGEIGVASEVRIEFVIPPYPSDLNRETLSWRVKRELSGAGYFYDLASHQLDYLDFIFGEITEAHGTTANRAGLYDVEDTVDGRWLHSSGVKGRGHWEFAAPVKERTDTIEILGSKGSIRFSTFHFTPIVLNGVSGEKIFVEENPDNIQFYLIQSIVNYLNGKGPYPVSDFRSALRANRAMDMILGRME